From the Bradysia coprophila strain Holo2 chromosome X unlocalized genomic scaffold, BU_Bcop_v1 contig_12, whole genome shotgun sequence genome, the window CGAAAACCATTCATTCCCATGTCTGATTATAATCCTGTCGCCTCGTATCTCGATGAGCTACATGACCATGTTCTTTTACAATCCATGCGGTGGCCGACAGATTGCCGTGCTTTGGAAACCaaacagtttttcgaaacAAGAATTCAAAATTAGCGCTGCTTTAGGCCAAGTGGCAGATGAAGACGGCCAATTGCAATTCAATCACGAACAATTGAAAAACGACTTTCTCATTCTCGGCGACGGACTTGTCGAGAGTGTCACTGATGCAGCAACACAGTAGCTAGTAGAGTTTACATCGaaatagaaaatcaatttaaataaagaaagCGATATAAATATTGAACATTCTTTACTTTCATGCAACTTGTTTTATTTCTCACGTTTGCTCAAAATAACATCTGCAATAGTAGCTACTCTGTTCACCAAATGCTTCCACCTCTCAACACATATGTGAGTAAATCTACCTTACATATTTGCTCCATTGTTCTCTTGAGCTTAGCATTCCGCTAACAATCACTAACAATACAAACTTCAGAGATCATTTATGTttctacattaattttattcattttgctctTTATGAATTAGGACTGACACATTAGTATTTTAAATGATTATCAGGAGTATAGCATGACATGAATTGCGTTAATCGAAAAATAACGCTAAAAATAGGACGATTACATTGTTGGTGGCGATTAACTTTTGCTATTTAGTTACGTACGAAAATTGTCTTAAAACTAAATACTAAACTTTTTATTACTGCGTCATTGGATATTAAAACTGTCAAATTAAAATCCTGTGAAATAATCATAATCAATCCATACTtgtcaacgtttttttttttggaaacgtTTATATAGGGCATGttcttttgtaacattttcgtgcatggtattttttcaatacaaaataaagatattttaaacattggaaatgatttaaaaactaTTTCTAATTGATAAATAAAGATGAATCGAAGATGAACGTTtctaaaatgagaaaaattgtatgcaggCATCGACGGCAAAGGTGTTTTCTTATGGTAtcataataaaatgtgaaccattacttaatttaaaaattaaaagaagggcaaaacttcattttcatcacgtattaagttaaatttgattgtgaaataattataaaataattaaaaatatcaccgttccgaacgtttcattagtaaaaaattttaaaatgtcatACCGATAGTCAACAAGCTTTCGCACAAAACGCTCCTAAAGTGCATTAAATTGGTATACAAATATCGCTTTGTGCGCTATGTTACATTAAAAACAAAGGATTTATGACACCAAATACCGGTATCAACCAAAAATCCgctacaaatttctgtaaaataccggtaacaaacaaaaatgtggtGCGGATACATTTTAGTAAGTTCTCACTGAGCGTGGAAACTGCCAGATGTAACTCATCAAGTTCAATATCAGTCTTGAATCGaccattttctttcttttcaatGTGGTTCCATTCTCTTCCGAGTATATTCTTTAAAATCGAGTAATTCTTTGGCTCACTAGAAAAAACAATGATTTGATCCAATTCAGACAATTCGCTTAACAGATTTCGAATGATACTCTGTTTCAACCACGCTTCAggtatgaaatgaaatttcaatactTTTAGCCCTTTATTCCGCACAATACAGTTCAGCCAATCTAAAGATCTATAATCACCatctaatttgaattttctcagATTAGTAAACTCCGTGTGCTCTGCAACAtcctaaatgaaaatgattcgaCTGTTTGGAAACGATATGTGGAAAATACCGTCGGCTTAtttatttcatatatttttaaGGTCGTAAGTTGTGTCAAATTTTCAGCAATCGAAGAATATATTAAATCATTGTATTCAGGTCTGCACTTGTGGCCTACATTTACTGTCAAATGTTTGATCTGTCGGTTTTGTTGCAAAAATGAGATGAATGATTCTACTTCTTGGTCGTTTTCCATTTGCAATTTAACTCTTTCCAGTTTTTCGTAGTGCTTTTCCAATGTTCTTGGAACGAAAAACGCATATAGAGAACGTAGATTCGGCATCAATTCCAACGCTGATGGCTCAAAAGCTTCATATATGAAGAAGAACTCTTGAAGATTGGTCAATGGCTTATCCAAGGTAAAAAATGAATAGTCAACCAGTTCAAGTACGTGCACTGAATCACTACAAAATTCGGTCACATATTTCATCACATTCTGTGGAGCTCTTAAAATATATTCACCACGCTCTCGAACGTTCTAACCTTGAGCGAATAAATTTAATGGATGCTCCGAAATTTCGCATTAGTTTAAACCAAATTCTGGCATCACTGATTCTGACGAACGGTTCGTGCTTACAAAAAAAGGGCATACCCTCTAGTACCGTTTCAAAAGAGAACTCATCGATATTACGTACATAATGAAAAACATCGATTGATATTATACGATGTGAATGTTTCCgtgaaaatattgaacaaGCAATACTTCTAAGCCGAGTGTTTGTGTCGGCAATATTGGCTAAATCTTCTAGTTGCAAGTGACATAAAATCAAATCGATTACGTTGTCGCACAAGTCGTTGAGTTCAGTTGAACGATTCCCATCGTCGGGTAGTTTTCTTTCCTTGGAACACAAATGAGGTATTTCGGCTTCGATGCAGATGTTGActataaacaataaaaagatGGATTTCATGTGAATGCTACTTACTGATTTCAAATATCAGAATACACACGATAAACTTACAGCGTCTGCATCGTTTTCACAGCCAGCTGCTCCTTTTCCGCTTATTTGTTTGGACATGGTTTTCAATTTCGTGAAGAAGTCACTTTATGGTCAGATTTCttgaacaattttcacaaAGACAACATTTGCTAAGCATCTGTCTTTTTGTAATGAATAAACGTCAAAGCGTTCTAAAACACTGACACCTTGCGGCCATCGCTTCAACTGTGCTGGCAAATAGACCGTTGCAAAGTTTGACTTTCATTGAGtctgaataaatgaaaattgatgaatATTACTGAAACCAAATGggcattttattttacaattttacagCTCTTACAGAAGAACAAAcatgaaatgctatgaaacACACTACTtaatcttcattttttaattcttcttcttctgtttctttttccaaggctgtatactttggggaggtcacgcagaccgccattttattagatacgcgggaacacaccacttctgaaggtcacgcagaccgccattttattagatacgcgggaacacaccacttctgatgattttacatgtaaaaaaattcaccacatcattaagacgacgagaatcatcagagtaggtgaatttttgtatgaaatcgcccattttatcatcaactgtggtgtgtaacccgcgtatctgtatctgcgtgacctccccaaagtatacagccttgtctttttcttcatctttATCGATGGCGGAtacaatttcttcaatttttgacTTCCATTTTGCTTCTTTTTTGACCTTTTCTTCTTTAACAACGTTAATCAATGTGATGTTCATGTATCTAATCAGAGAGAAAAGCGAGAGTATGATAAGTgtcttttaattgaatttgaccTCCTTGGTATTTACCCATCGACATCATGAATAGTGCCAGCTACTGTGGTATTGTTATTGGCTCTCAGTTTTATTACTCACTATTTAAAGACATACCAAATAAatagtaattttatttattgtaaaaacaatttccatattttgttGGCTCATATAAATGACAACAGCATTGTAAATgcgtttttcatgtgtcggggccgaaaatgagggagtttcgatatttttctcaggttttcgaccccttacatgaaaaattttttgagtatctgttttggacgattgattttaggcactttcgcatgtagccctcacttcgttcgggccacaacaagcgaaattgcctaaaaacaatcgtccaaaacagatacacaaataactattgtgtacctgttttggacgattgatttaaggcaatttcgcagagggccggaaacccgagaaaattcgaaaaattgccctcattttcggccccgaagcatgaaaataacCATTTTGACACATTCATAATTGCACAATGAACGATTTTTATTCGTCTCTTTGTTTTGTCTCATTCATTTCAACTCTCAGAAAGTGTTAATAAACGGAAACAATAATCTCATTTGGACAGGTATATGCTTTCGTGAGAATATAATTTGCACTTATATTTCCGGCATGTGTTGCTACACAATAGCAGTGTGCGATGTTTGCCAACGTGCATGTATACAAGAAGACGTGCTTGTTAgacgattttttcaataaattttccattggaaTGAAATGCtcgtaaaataaattgtcCATTTATGTTGTTTTACGAATGGGGAGCGTGTCATCTCGCATTACTCAAAGATTATATATgtcattaattcaattaattcaaattcagATAAATAGAACGGTGAAAATATTACAAGTATATCAGGTACTCAGGACTAATTCAATTatcaatttatataaattggAAGTGGTATTGCGCTAGCAATGTGAATTAACAAAGCTTGTGAAGTAACCAACCCGAGCAAGCCAACTTAACGACATGAAAATGTTGTAAGTGTTAGTCAGTGGGTAATTacaacgcactgtctagcagcttcggtgcttgacagtTCTATGGTATTTCTTATCTTCAGAAGCGTCTTGTCTAATTGTCTTTTTTATCGAATAGGCAAAACCTGTTATTGTGCATGTTATTTActaaaattagtgaaaattaccgaaatttatcgaaatattaccaaaaagcctttttgatgaattccggtaaatttcgacaattttcagtaatttcagtaaatttcaataataggccctgatgcTAAGTTCTCAACTATCTTACGGAGCAACGTACtttaagcatgagtggtactctaaatataATTAGTACCCTATAGGGTACTGagactggacagtgtatcgaacaaattttggaaCTGTAAGAAAatctggattttttttttcatacaaattagtactctatttggcagctgtcattaatagcatgtttgcttgaagtgcgtcgTACGGAGTCTTGTCAAAATCTTTAATGTCTTGAAACTTTGAAATCCTAACCCGCATAGACTGTAAGTAAAGCTCGCACTGGTCTCTGAACACAGTATTATCCACAATCcgatcaaattaaaaattttaagaaaaatgaacGTTGCACTGTCGGCACAGCCACATCATTTCTTCTTTTCGATCAATAATTCCAATCTCATTCTGCTTACATCGTGCCGCTTTAAGAAAGAAGCGAGTAGAAACCAACAGCACAGTCAAAGTAGAACCATAACCATGATATCATGAACAGCAGAACATTCTACAAAATCTTAGAATTGAGTCTTGATGAAACTTGATCAGGAGTCAGGACCTAATATTTGACaaagtttcacaaatgttTTCCGAATGTTTCACAAATgtttacacaatttttgtgaaacatttgtgaaactttgtcaaatattaggccctgGACGTGATATATGCATCACTGGTTGGATTTCAACAGAGAAACATTGCTACTGTTCAATGAAAAGCAGAAGAACTTACTATGTCGCAGTGCAAACGTTGACAATTTTGGTAGAATTCAACTTTGAATTCTTGTTCATTGTCAGTGTCCAACGAAATCAAGATTTTGTTTCTTGTTTCCATTTTTCGCTGATACCTTCCAATGATGTTAAATCCTCCCAATTTTCGTCGTATTTGGACTTTGGATGCATATGGTCAGCACCGgctttaaaaggtttttgttCCCCACAATAAATGAACTAACGAATTCAGTATCAAGCGTAAAATGAACGTTTTATTGATGTAATCAAAAGCGGTAAACATTTTCTCTGTTGTGACAACGTGTGTTGCCTAGCAACCCCCGGTGATTCAGACGAATTGTTCAATGTTGAATTCAACCACCGAACACGGATGAGACACTTCAAATGCTTGCAGTACGGTCGGATGCAAAACTCCAATTTTACCGATCACCACATTCTTGTACACTATGTTTGCACAGCGATCGGGAAAATAGGCTGAGTCTGGtgaattggaaaattatttttttggattcCACGAATAAGCATTCGGATTGCGCGCACTTACCTTCGACTTTCTGTAAACTGTAACCATTTTCGCCTTTCCACGGTACTTCCAGCAGTTGCATAATTCTGTCCAGCAGACCGTGGCAAATCTCGAAACCAGCTGATTTGCTGCAATTCACTGCACCGATGCGACGTTCGTTTCGTGCTCCGACCTCTGTATTTTCGTCAGCAATGACCACATCTTGAATTTCGTAAAGTTTTAACGGCAAAGGCATTTTCTTGTTTGCGGATAGCGTTTTCAGCAGGCCGGGTACGAGCGTGGTACGGGCAACCTAGTCATTTAAATAGAATAATTTGATTGGTCGTGGACATCAATTGTTAGAAATATTCAAAGGAAGTCGAACTTCCTTAGCTCTTGAAGAACTCAATCCAGGATTTTTTTCAAGAATCAAGAGTTCGTTTTCGCAGGAGTGATCGTTTAGTGCTATTAATTCACTATCCAATGAAAGCCAAACAGTCAACCTATGTAATTTCATTGGACgatagcaataaaaattgataaaggTGGCTGATTCGATAGAACTTTGTGAATGGGTATATAGATTTGAGAGTGAATGGAGCGTTAAAAGTGAGAGGCAGAGCGCTTTGAAATCATCGTTTTAAGATAAATTTTGGtaccaaaaccacttacttGAAATTCCAAAGTTTTTGGATTGCCAATGTGAACAGCCGGAACATCTTCAAGAGCCTTATTTAATTTAGTCGAAATGTCATCTCTCGAGCACTAGatgaacaaacaaacaaaatgaaaaattagagCACCAACGTTCTATCATCACGGGACCATGAACATACCAATGTAAAAGTCAAAGCTTCAGTGAATCCGGCCTGGGCCACTTGCTCTCGCAATTGTTCCGTCAATTTGTTCAATGGATACTGTCGTCCAATATGCATGGTTGGTGGCAGAACCCGTTTGATGTTATTATAGCTGAAAGATTTGAACGGGGAGGTGAAAAATGGTGTAATTAAAAAACTGAAATCAAAGCAATGACCTACCCGTGACCGATAGCAACGTCTTCATAAATATCACACGCATGGATTACATCGTGACGAGTCGGTGGTATTTCCACCGAAACTTCACCGGTTTCGTTGACCTCCGATTTGagatacattttggtcaaaagTCCGGCGATGGAGTCCGGTGTTTCACTGTAACATTCGGAACGAGTTTAGTTGAGAtgataaacagaaaaaatctGAGATTCGGTTCGTACTTGATTCCAATGTAAGAATTGGCTAATTTCGGCGATATTACTTCGGTTCGGTAAGGCAGTTCCGGGTAATAGTTCGACGTTCCATCAGCGGATATGACTTCAACGATTTCCGAGGTAAACGGCTCGGCGCAATGCGACGAAAACATGCAGACCAATGTGTCCAGAACCACTTTTGCCTgtcaaataaatcattttgttcagaAAGGAAAACTCCGGAATCTGAAGTGACATTCTACAGATTTACTAAGCTGTGTACCTTTGTCAGATCAGTTGCTGTACATTCgatgaaaacgtttttcgtcTCCAATGTTATTTTTGAGTGATTGCCGTTGATAATTGGCGGTAGTGACAGTACCACACCATTTGAATCGTAGATCACTGGATACACGGGCGAATCACGGATAATGGGCAGATATTGCTTCAGTTGCGCATGGGTCTgatgcaaaatcaaaattagaatttcCCAATCATTGGCGCTCATTTCGTCATGCACACCGCAGACAAAATATCCGAAATTTTCTTACCGAATAGAATTCCATCAGTTCGGTAGCGTTCATTTCTTTCTCTTGATTCAACGGAACGAATTTTATGTCGGCCGGACTTTTGGCATCGTAAAAGAACGGTCCCTGAATGGTGTCCAAATCATGCGTACCAATGGCAACCAGACTACGTTTTCGACAGATGTTTTGGTGAAGTTTGTCCTGTTGTAAAACAACGACCAAACGAATTGAATTTCGACTTTTTCGACATTCCGGTCGAACAGGCCACACTTACTTGCAAATCGATGAAACTGGCATACGATTGCCGATTGAATGAGATGTTCCTCAAAATTGCGGCTACAGCGAATGGACGAATTTTCGCTGTGTTCGGTAAAATTGTCATCTTCTCAGTGATGGCAGTCGATTTGATAGCCTTGAATCGAGGTGGCGGCCTGAACGAGAgacaaatcaatgaaaatctaTAAACCGGTTGGGATTCATTTACTTACCGCCCCATGAATACCAGCAGTCCAGACACCAAACCCTCAATACAAAGCA encodes:
- the LOC119067421 gene encoding phenylalanine--tRNA ligase beta subunit, whose product is MPTIGIKRDELFAALNKTYTDDEFQKLCFEFGLELDEVTSEKQMLTKEQGDGVQADNASDEVIYRIDIPANRYDLLCIEGLVSGLLVFMGRPPPRFKAIKSTAITEKMTILPNTAKIRPFAVAAILRNISFNRQSYASFIDLQDKLHQNICRKRSLVAIGTHDLDTIQGPFFYDAKSPADIKFVPLNQEKEMNATELMEFYSTHAQLKQYLPIIRDSPVYPVIYDSNGVVLSLPPIINGNHSKITLETKNVFIECTATDLTKAKVVLDTLVCMFSSHCAEPFTSEIVEVISADGTSNYYPELPYRTEVISPKLANSYIGINETPDSIAGLLTKMYLKSEVNETGEVSVEIPPTRHDVIHACDIYEDVAIGHGYNNIKRVLPPTMHIGRQYPLNKLTEQLREQVAQAGFTEALTFTLCSRDDISTKLNKALEDVPAVHIGNPKTLEFQVARTTLVPGLLKTLSANKKMPLPLKLYEIQDVVIADENTEVGARNERRIGAVNCSKSAGFEICHGLLDRIMQLLEVPWKGENGYSLQKVEDSAYFPDRCANIVYKNVVIGKIGVLHPTVLQAFEVSHPCSVVEFNIEQFV